The DNA region GTTATATTCGACAATCCAGAAATACCGCAGCCACCACGCGCGACGGTCATTGGATTGAAGCAAAAAACATCATCGTGATTTTAACAGACGCGAAAACGCTTGATGATGTTGGTCGTCTCGAAGTTCGTACCGTAGGGAGTGGTGATGCAACCATGTACCGTGACGGTAAACAGTATTTGATCCGCTGGAAGCGTTCACCTGGCGAACCACTTAAATTTGAAGGTCGCGATGGTGCTGACGTTCTATTAAACCGCGGCACGACTTGGGTAGAAGTTACAACCGATAGCAGAATCTACGCCGGACTCGGAGTTTAGATCTCAACTTGAAGAAAACGTTCACGCTCACAACGATCTTTTACGATCGTTGTTTTGCTGTCCTCGAGATGTTTTTCGGCAAATTCTCTTAGTAAGGTTGCTTGAGGGGGATCTAATTCAAGAAGTAGTGTAATCGGTCGGTATTCGATGGTGCGCCATTCTGCCACCTGCAAGATAAGTTGCTTATTGAGCATCATGCCTTCGTCTTGTGTAAAAAGCGCGCCATGAGGCTCGTAGGACGTCACACTACGATCTAGAGCTCGCTTATCACTCATTGGGAGATAGGGGAGATTTGCACAAATAAGAACGGCGTCACCCGTTGCGCTGGATAAGCGCGCTCGTAAATCACCTGGTAAAAGCGATGCGTGTGTAAATTCAATATTCGCTTGTAATAGAGCAGCGTTTTTCTTTGCGATAACCAAGGCTCTTTTCGAAAGCTCAGTCGCATAGACGTGCGCATTTGTTGTCTCAAGGGCCATGGTGCAGGCAATAGCACCTGAGCCTGTTCCAATGTCAATAACGATTGGCTGTTTAAAATTTTTTATGATAGTCAGTGCTGTGTCTACCATGTCTTCTGTCTCTGGGCGGGGGATGAGAGTGTGTTTATTTACCATAAAATCTCGCCCATAAAACGGCTGACTCCCAAGGACATAAGCAAGTGGCTTACCACGACGGCGTGCAAGTACGGCAAGATCAGCTTTGAACAGGTCAAAGAATCCGAGTGAGTCGGTTTCATGAGTGGCTGTCCAAGTAAGGTCTTTTTTTAGTGTATGCGCAAGAATATACCGCGCCTCTTGGCGAGCCGACTCAGAGTCAGGAGCTTCTTTAAGAAGAGCCTTTTGGGCTTTGTTCAACCAAGTATTAATGGTCATTGCGCAATAGTACGCGAATTTGCTCTTCCGATAAAGGCAGTACTCATGAGGAGTGTACCGATCAAGAAGAAGGTAACGATTCGACCCGGTATAGCCATCTCCCAAATATCTACAATTAGGAGACGCGTCACAACAAGGCCGAGCATAATACCGCCATAGAGACGTAGCGTTTTGTTTTTATGCAATTGTCCGTAGAGGTTAGTTGTAAGGCCAACCAAGGTATATATGACAAGCGAAGTCATGGTGGCAATATCAAAAGTAAGCCAAACATGGAGCACTTTCCAAAGGAGAATATAGAGATAACCCGAACCGATGATAAATACCGTTCTTATGACATGATCGGTCTCCTTACTTTTCTCAAGAAGGTATTTGAGAGCTAAACCGAGCCCGATATAGGCAGCAGCGATTATGCTGAGTGTTGATACAAGTGGAGTGAGCCCTCCTTTCATCCAGGCGGTATTCAAGATGGTGTCCAATGACATTAATGTTGGAAGCAGTAATAACCAGGTCATTCGACGAGTTACAGCACCATCTTTTTTGATGATATGTGTCGCACCAATGATAGCGAGAGCTTCGAGTGTAAAAGCAATAATGAGAATATTACCTTCAAACTGTTGAGCGGTTGCAATAGCAAGCAAAGTAATAGCTGAACCATAGTACATCGACCAAAGCTCTTTGGTGCTACCAAATACACGACAAGCAAATGCACAGCCTGCATAGAGCGCTGCCCAAGCAAGGAGTAGACCGATTTTCCAAGACTCTGGTGCAAGTACAAGAATCCACATCAAAAGAATGATATTGTTTATAAGAGCGACAAAAATATCGCTACTATGTTCGTTCTTTTTATTTTTGATATAGCTCGTAATATTAGCTGCCGCAAAAAGCGCTGCAAAGACAAAGAAGAGCGCAAGCATCATGACATTAAGGGATTCTATTCCGTTGCCACTAAAATGTACGAGGCTATAATAGACATAAACACCAAGTCCAGCCGCAACAATGTCACGACGTTCATGAAAGTAAGCCAACCAAATAGATCCAAGTGTAATGGCCAAAAGGTATGTAAATAGAGAGAGCGGTTGTGTCTCAGGCGCTAAGGTAAGTAATGGTGCAATACCGCCCATGATAAGGCCAGTAAATGCGAGTAAAGCATTTTTTTCTTTTGCGCTCATGACAGCCACAAATGCAGAAGCCACAAACATCATGCCCAAGGCAATCATTGGCGTAAACATTTGATAGTAGTAACGCGCTGCAAATACCGTTACAAGTACAATGGATGAACCAAGAACAAGAAAAATTTCACCTTGAGTTCGCTCGCTCTTTAGGCGGTTGGTACCAAAGGCAGCAATACCAATACCCGCCGCAATACCAAGAATGATACGTCCCGTGGCGCTAATCCAGTCATGCAAAAAGGCATAACGGGCAAACCATCCAAAACTAATCAAAAGTAAAAAAGCACCAAGTTTTATTTGCCAATCGGTTTTTAGCCAAAGGATAAAAGGGGAATCGGTAGAAGATTTTGATTCTGATACGGTTGTATTCGTTTGAGGCTGTTCTTCTTTTGTTGTCTGAGTCTGAATAATCGCTGGCGAAGCCTGTACCGTTGAAGGCTGTTTATAAGTAGTTTCGCTTCGCTGGTCTTTTAGTAGTGCTTCGAGGGTATTAATACGGTTACTAAGGTTAGAAACCCATAACAAAATACCGAGACCTAACAAAAAGAGAAGTATGCTCATATATTGCTACTTTGATGGAAGAATAGCTGTATTGTCAACAGAAAAAGCGACTTAGTCGCTTTTTTTATAAACGCTGATCACATTTGGTATGGGCAATACGCTATTAAATAAGGGTAGGTTTTGATCGCGTGTAAATAATCCAGTCGAAGAACCTCCATCCATATTGAGAGCGCTGTTGAGTCGATATTCTTCTCTATTAAGTAATTGTGATAACTCATAGAGTGATAGTTCTTGTTTTGCGATCACACCTAGTACAAGAAAGCCGTCATCACGAATACCGACAAAACTTCGGCGGGCCATTTTTCCTGTGTCTTCTGTGATGACAAAATGACCATCGTAAATAAGCGGTGGATAGCTTTGTGCCGCTTCTAGCGTTCCTTCGATTGAATATTCGGTGTTGGTATCAATAATAGCTGGTTCAGGATCAAGGCGAATAACGGCACTTTTATCGGCATCAAAACGTCTTGCATTTTGTGGTAGACCTTCATGAATCAATAAACCAGCAGGGGAGTCATCTTCACGAAAATAGGCGCCATTCATCACGGCGATGAGACTAGAGGAGGTATTCATCCATTCGGCAACAGATTTGCTTGTAGAAGCAACTTCGATGGCAAAGCGAAAAATCGTTGGATCAAATGCATACATTGCGCCAATGGTGGAGGTGCTCCCTTCATTTGTGATGAGGATGGATTCAAAGCCTTGTTCTGAGGGTTGCCATTTAGGTGGATAATATTCGTTTGTCTCCTGAGTTGGCAGGTGCGTAATGGGTTCGATGGGTGGATTTTGGCAGCCAAGACCCGTTACAGAGAGCAGGAACAAGACGACAAAGAATGCGTAAAATCGAGGACGTGGTGACATGGCGCTAGGGTAGACAATTTGCTCTTTTAAGGCTAGTCTCACGGACATGAATCAAGAGCTCGTGCAGATTGCCACCAAGAATATCAAGGATATTTTAACGCATGCCATACAGAAACAGCCTACAGAAAAGGCGCTTGTTGTTTATGATACGAATTATGGTTTAACGGAGATTCTTTTAGCGGCATATCGTGAAGCATTGCCGAAAGCTCGTTTTGTAGATTTTGAAGCCGTAAGTAAAGAAGAGGTGATTGAAGCATTTGACTCCATGCAGCCGAGCGATCTTGTCGTGCTTTTACAGTCTTCAAACTTTTTGCTTGATGCCTTTCGTATCCGTCTGCACCTTTTTCAAAAAGGGTTAAAGGTTATTGAGCATATGCATCTGTATCGTAATACCGAAGATGTTTGGGATGTGTATGTAAACGCTCTTGAGTATGACATGTCTTGGTATCGCGATATTGGTCCAAAGCTAAAAGCAAAGCTTGAGCAGACACAGGAGTTACGGATTCAATCAGGTGATGTTGAGATGGTTGTAACGGGTGGTGTTGAGTCACCAAAATTAAATATCGGTGATTATACGGGGATGGAAAATATCGGTGGCACATTTCCGATCGGCGAAGTATTTACCGAGGCAAAAGATTTTTCAAAAATGAATGGTTCGTTTATGGTCTACGCGTATGCTGGCGAGCAATTTTCGGTAGACATGCATACGCCGTTTCGTGTTGATGTAAAAGATGGCTTGATTGTAGGTTGGCAAGAAGACGCGCCTGAATCTTTTGCAAAAATCGTGAACACGATCAAAGAATACGAGCGTCCTTTGATTCGAGAAATTGGTTTTGGTCTAAATCGAGCCATTACTCGTGAGCGCTATCTCCAAGATATCACGGCATTTGAACGTATTCTCGGCATGCATTTTTCACTCGGAGAAAAGCATAGTGTTTATAAAAAAGAGGGGATCACAACACATAAAACAAAGTTTCATGTAGATCTTTTTCCGCTTGTTGATAGGGTTTTTGCGGACGGGGAGCTGATTTTTTCGGAGGGTAAGTATCTTGTCTAAAAGACCGCTTCGTGGTATAGGTTGAGATAATTATGTTACTTGCAGGCTTTATTGCTGGCATTATTTTGCTTGTGTATACCCTCGTTATTACGCATTACGGGGATGCTCTTTTAGATAGCGATGAAACCTTTAAGTTTTTTGTCAGCGGATTTTTTCTTCTACTGATCGTTACGGGAGTAATCATGAAATTTACCATACCAGGTATTGAGGGTGAAGCAGATATCTTGAGCTTAAACCAGCTCATCACTCATCCAGAAATGTTGTTTGCTACACGATAAAAGGGAGCGAAGAAATATCCGTTTTTGTTTCTTGTAGGTGATTGGCAATACGGAATGTCCCGTGTGTTGGTGCAACATTAAATCCGCGCC from Candidatus Nomurabacteria bacterium includes:
- a CDS encoding DUF2339 domain-containing protein, which produces MSILLFLLGLGILLWVSNLSNRINTLEALLKDQRSETTYKQPSTVQASPAIIQTQTTKEEQPQTNTTVSESKSSTDSPFILWLKTDWQIKLGAFLLLISFGWFARYAFLHDWISATGRIILGIAAGIGIAAFGTNRLKSERTQGEIFLVLGSSIVLVTVFAARYYYQMFTPMIALGMMFVASAFVAVMSAKEKNALLAFTGLIMGGIAPLLTLAPETQPLSLFTYLLAITLGSIWLAYFHERRDIVAAGLGVYVYYSLVHFSGNGIESLNVMMLALFFVFAALFAAANITSYIKNKKNEHSSDIFVALINNIILLMWILVLAPESWKIGLLLAWAALYAGCAFACRVFGSTKELWSMYYGSAITLLAIATAQQFEGNILIIAFTLEALAIIGATHIIKKDGAVTRRMTWLLLLPTLMSLDTILNTAWMKGGLTPLVSTLSIIAAAYIGLGLALKYLLEKSKETDHVIRTVFIIGSGYLYILLWKVLHVWLTFDIATMTSLVIYTLVGLTTNLYGQLHKNKTLRLYGGIMLGLVVTRLLIVDIWEMAIPGRIVTFFLIGTLLMSTAFIGRANSRTIAQ
- a CDS encoding peptide chain release factor N(5)-glutamine methyltransferase, yielding MTINTWLNKAQKALLKEAPDSESARQEARYILAHTLKKDLTWTATHETDSLGFFDLFKADLAVLARRRGKPLAYVLGSQPFYGRDFMVNKHTLIPRPETEDMVDTALTIIKNFKQPIVIDIGTGSGAIACTMALETTNAHVYATELSKRALVIAKKNAALLQANIEFTHASLLPGDLRARLSSATGDAVLICANLPYLPMSDKRALDRSVTSYEPHGALFTQDEGMMLNKQLILQVAEWRTIEYRPITLLLELDPPQATLLREFAEKHLEDSKTTIVKDRCERERFLQVEI
- a CDS encoding phosphodiester glycosidase family protein; protein product: MSPRPRFYAFFVVLFLLSVTGLGCQNPPIEPITHLPTQETNEYYPPKWQPSEQGFESILITNEGSTSTIGAMYAFDPTIFRFAIEVASTSKSVAEWMNTSSSLIAVMNGAYFREDDSPAGLLIHEGLPQNARRFDADKSAVIRLDPEPAIIDTNTEYSIEGTLEAAQSYPPLIYDGHFVITEDTGKMARRSFVGIRDDGFLVLGVIAKQELSLYELSQLLNREEYRLNSALNMDGGSSTGLFTRDQNLPLFNSVLPIPNVISVYKKSD